Within Metabacillus sp. KUDC1714, the genomic segment ATCTTCTGTTTCACCAGAACGATGAGAAATTACTGCAGTGTAACCAGCGCGTTTCGCCATTTCGATTGCTTCAAATGTTTCAGTTAATGTACCAATTTGGTTCACTTTGATTAAGATTGAGTTACCAATTCCTTTTTCGATACCTTCAGCAAGCTTCTTCGTGTTTGTAACGAATAAATCATCACCAACAAGTTGAACTTTACCGCCAAGACGCTCAGTTAATAATTTATGACCTTCCCAGTCATTTTCATCTAAACCATCTTCGATTGAAATGATTGGGTATTTAGAAGACATTTCTTCATACCAGTCAACCATTTCAGCAGATGTTTTGACAACACCTTCACCTGAAAGATGGTATTTACCGTCTTCTTTGTTGTAGAACTCAGAAGAAGCAGCATCCATAGCAAGCATAACTTGCTCACCTGGTTTGTAACCAGCTTTTTCGATTGCTTCGATGATTGTTTGAAGAGCTTCTTCGTTTGAACCTAAGTTTGGAGCGAATCCACCTTCATCACCTACAGCAGTGTTAAGACCTTTACCATGAAGAACTGATTTTAAGCTATGGAAGATTTCTGCTCCCATGCGTAGAGCTTCACGGAAGTTTTCAGCACCTACAGGCATAACCATGAATTCTTGAATGTCAACATTGTTATCAGCGTGCTCACCACCGTTAACGATGTTCATCATTGGTACTGGTAATGTTTTCGCGCTGAATCCACCAAGGTATTGGTATAAAGGTACTTGTAAGAAATCTGCAGCAGCACGAGCAGCAGCCATAGAAACACCAAGGATTGCGTTCGCACCTAATTTACCTTTGTTTTCTGTACCATCAAGCTCGATTAAAGCTTGGTCAATTGCAACTTGTTCAGTTACTTCGAAACCAAGTAATTCTGGAGCGATTAATTCATTTACGTTTTTAACAGCTGTTAGAACACCTTTTCCTAAATAGCGCTCTTTGTCACCATCACGAAGCTCAACTGCTTCGTATTCACCTGTTGAAGCACCACTTGGTACCATTGCGCGTCCGAACGCACCTGATTCTGTGTGTACTTCTACTTCAATTGTTGGATTTCCGCGTGAGTCTAATACTTCGCGTGCATATACGTCTACAATGTATGGCATTTAATTTCTCTCCTTTATTTTTGGATTAATGTTTTTCCTGTCATTTCTTTAGGTAATTCGACATTTAATAGATCAAGCATTGTTGGTGCTAAATCGCCAAGAATTCCACCTTCACGAAGTGTAGCACCCTCTTCAGTCACAATGACTGGAACCGGATTTGTCGTATGAGCTGTCATTGGCTCACCTTCTAATGTTACAACTTCATCAGAGTTACCATGGTCAGCTGTAATGATTGCTTTTCCACCTTTAGCGATGATTGCATCAACTATTTTTCCAAGACACTCATCAACTGTTTCAATTGCTTTAATTGTTGGCTCTAGCATTCCAGAATGTCCTACCATATCTGGATTTGCAAAGTTTAAAAGGATTGCATCAAATTTATCAGCTTCAATTTCGGCAAGTAACGCGTCCGTTACTTCATATGCACTCATTTCTGGCTGAAGATCATAAGTTGCAACCTTTGGTG encodes:
- the eno gene encoding phosphopyruvate hydratase, whose translation is MPYIVDVYAREVLDSRGNPTIEVEVHTESGAFGRAMVPSGASTGEYEAVELRDGDKERYLGKGVLTAVKNVNELIAPELLGFEVTEQVAIDQALIELDGTENKGKLGANAILGVSMAAARAAADFLQVPLYQYLGGFSAKTLPVPMMNIVNGGEHADNNVDIQEFMVMPVGAENFREALRMGAEIFHSLKSVLHGKGLNTAVGDEGGFAPNLGSNEEALQTIIEAIEKAGYKPGEQVMLAMDAASSEFYNKEDGKYHLSGEGVVKTSAEMVDWYEEMSSKYPIISIEDGLDENDWEGHKLLTERLGGKVQLVGDDLFVTNTKKLAEGIEKGIGNSILIKVNQIGTLTETFEAIEMAKRAGYTAVISHRSGETEDTTIADIAVATNAGQIKTGAPSRTDRVAKYNQLLRIEDQLVDAARYDGIKTFYNLKK